One genomic segment of Ferrimonas sp. YFM includes these proteins:
- a CDS encoding VOC family protein: MSSPFETHGAHSWQELSTSDPEGAKMFYGALFGWTFKEQQMEMGTYHVIENGGAGVGGIMQSPEPGMPTAWTGYVTVTDVDEVAAKATELGGELLYGPQDIPEVGRFCWIKDPQGAVIAAISYVMG; the protein is encoded by the coding sequence ATGAGCTCACCTTTCGAGACCCACGGTGCCCACAGTTGGCAGGAGTTGTCGACCTCTGACCCTGAAGGGGCCAAGATGTTCTATGGGGCCCTGTTTGGCTGGACCTTCAAGGAGCAGCAGATGGAGATGGGCACCTATCATGTGATTGAGAACGGCGGCGCCGGGGTAGGTGGCATCATGCAGTCGCCAGAACCTGGCATGCCCACGGCCTGGACCGGCTATGTCACGGTAACCGATGTGGATGAGGTGGCCGCCAAGGCGACGGAGTTGGGCGGCGAGCTGCTCTATGGGCCCCAGGATATCCCTGAAGTGGGGCGCTTCTGCTGGATCAAGGACCCTCAGGGGGCGGTGATTGCCGCCATCAGTTATGTGATGGGATAG
- a CDS encoding DUF2164 domain-containing protein, translated as MNPVELTKEQREALIEALQEYSEQEMEQELGQFEAGFLLDFMLQRLGTLCYNKGLEDARVAILGRMELATEVVYEMEQPCDL; from the coding sequence GTGAACCCGGTTGAACTGACCAAGGAGCAGCGCGAGGCGCTGATTGAGGCGTTGCAGGAGTACAGCGAACAGGAGATGGAACAGGAACTGGGGCAGTTCGAGGCCGGTTTCCTGCTGGATTTTATGCTGCAGCGTCTGGGGACCCTGTGTTACAACAAGGGGCTGGAGGATGCCAGGGTGGCCATATTGGGCAGAATGGAGTTGGCCACCGAGGTGGTGTACGAAATGGAGCAGCCCTGCGATTTATAA
- a CDS encoding TonB-dependent siderophore receptor, translated as MSHPVRPLAVAILAALGSAPTFAQSEDTASIERVDERMVVTAISFDNYKSDSAKGAMRSDIPLLDTPQSITVIPELIADEQLATTLSEVLINDASVTSGSQKWNREVFSLRGFELSSGSGYLRNGQQAWSHYVHPIETLERIEVLKGPSSMLYGQSAPGGLINMVTKKPTYDTMFEFAFDVDEHGSTRFQADAGGALNQAETLRYRATLVKQDAEYWREYQDGSSQERDRFLGALALEYDLGNWGKLSAHYDMTQDKTGIDRGAWLDSDGNIIGDKDTIWDMPWAFTDNEVENYGLDMDLYLSTDWTLTLGLNHQMFSRQRLDSSPSYDSYVAYQEAGYTDGRYDYTAFDRYDDWQYKTYYADFNGYLDLAGMEHQILIGANMLDYYYGQLRDKDQTQTYVPGEPLPPRPDLDYNRDTSLYESEYKYYGFYLQDLITLNEQWQLLLGGRFDIQRKDGPGNNNESFVPKVGAIYHPQENGSIYLSYSESFEPQGVVAKEDDVNDGMDLDPETGKSWELGTKWELADGRLMVDGALFEITKTDIAVTEDLGNGQTKTTQGGEQQHRGFEFSAQGQASERWFVMTSLMYLDAEYTHHDTYQGKRPIDAPEWSASAWTRYKMSDQWAFNLGAFYEGDRYADLNNTITKDGYVRFDAGASFKMMIKQVEMNLRLNVENLFDKDYMAGGSYSDLSIGAERSFRLSAQFNY; from the coding sequence ATGTCTCACCCTGTTCGCCCCCTGGCGGTTGCCATCCTTGCCGCCCTGGGTTCCGCACCCACTTTCGCCCAATCCGAAGACACCGCTTCCATCGAGCGGGTCGATGAGCGCATGGTGGTCACCGCCATCTCCTTCGACAACTACAAGTCAGATTCCGCCAAAGGTGCCATGCGCTCCGACATTCCACTGCTGGACACACCACAGTCCATCACAGTGATTCCCGAACTGATCGCCGACGAACAGTTGGCCACCACCCTGAGTGAAGTGCTGATCAACGATGCCAGCGTCACCTCTGGTTCTCAGAAGTGGAACCGGGAGGTGTTCAGTCTGCGCGGCTTCGAACTCTCCTCCGGCAGCGGTTACCTAAGAAATGGTCAGCAGGCCTGGTCTCACTACGTGCACCCCATCGAAACGCTGGAGCGCATCGAGGTGCTCAAGGGCCCCTCCTCCATGCTCTATGGTCAGTCCGCTCCGGGTGGCCTGATCAACATGGTGACCAAAAAGCCCACTTACGACACCATGTTTGAGTTTGCCTTCGATGTGGATGAGCACGGCTCTACCCGCTTTCAGGCGGACGCAGGCGGCGCTCTGAATCAGGCCGAAACCCTGCGCTATCGCGCCACTCTGGTAAAACAGGACGCGGAATACTGGCGCGAGTACCAGGATGGCAGCAGTCAGGAGCGAGACCGCTTCCTGGGCGCCCTGGCCCTGGAGTACGACCTGGGCAACTGGGGCAAACTCTCCGCCCACTACGACATGACCCAGGACAAAACCGGCATCGATCGCGGTGCCTGGCTGGACAGCGACGGTAACATCATCGGTGACAAGGACACCATCTGGGACATGCCCTGGGCCTTCACCGACAACGAGGTGGAGAACTACGGCCTGGATATGGACCTCTACCTGAGCACCGACTGGACCCTGACCCTGGGCCTCAACCACCAGATGTTCTCCCGCCAGCGCCTGGACTCCAGCCCCAGTTACGACTCTTACGTGGCCTACCAGGAAGCGGGTTACACCGACGGTCGCTACGACTACACCGCCTTTGACCGCTATGACGACTGGCAATACAAGACCTACTACGCCGACTTCAATGGCTATCTGGACCTCGCCGGCATGGAACACCAAATCCTCATCGGCGCCAACATGCTCGACTACTACTATGGTCAGCTGCGCGACAAGGACCAGACCCAAACCTATGTGCCCGGTGAACCCCTGCCGCCTCGCCCGGACCTGGACTATAACCGCGACACCAGCCTGTATGAGTCCGAGTACAAGTACTACGGCTTCTATCTGCAGGATCTGATCACCCTGAACGAACAGTGGCAGTTGTTGCTCGGCGGCCGCTTCGACATCCAGCGCAAGGATGGCCCGGGCAACAACAATGAGTCCTTCGTGCCCAAGGTGGGCGCCATCTACCACCCCCAAGAGAACGGCAGCATCTACCTGAGCTACTCCGAGAGCTTCGAGCCTCAGGGGGTGGTGGCCAAAGAGGATGACGTCAATGACGGCATGGACCTGGATCCTGAAACCGGCAAATCCTGGGAACTGGGCACCAAGTGGGAACTGGCCGATGGTCGCCTGATGGTGGACGGCGCCCTGTTTGAGATCACCAAGACCGACATCGCGGTGACGGAAGATCTGGGTAACGGCCAGACCAAGACCACCCAGGGCGGCGAGCAACAGCATCGCGGCTTCGAATTTTCTGCCCAAGGCCAGGCCTCTGAGCGCTGGTTCGTCATGACCTCCCTGATGTATCTGGATGCGGAGTACACCCACCACGACACCTACCAGGGCAAACGTCCCATAGACGCGCCAGAGTGGTCCGCTTCCGCCTGGACCCGTTACAAAATGAGTGACCAGTGGGCATTCAACCTGGGCGCCTTCTACGAGGGCGATCGCTACGCCGATCTGAACAACACCATCACCAAAGACGGCTATGTCCGCTTCGATGCCGGCGCCTCCTTCAAGATGATGATCAAACAGGTGGAGATGAACTTAAGGCTCAATGTCGAGAACCTGTTCGATAAAGACTACATGGCCGGTGGCTCCTACTCCGATCTGAGCATCGGCGCCGAGCGCAGCTTCCGTCTGTCCGCCCAGTTCAATTACTGA
- a CDS encoding NAD(P)-dependent alcohol dehydrogenase: protein MASTKSYAAYDSSSKLKPYDFNRRKVGPKDVQIDILFCGVCHSDIHMAHNDWGMSVYPLVPGHEIIGRVTNVGQDVQNFSIGELVGVGCMIDSCRECSACEQDLEQHCEKGMIMTYGSPDPFGKDTITQGGYSTQIVVDHEFVLKVSEDLDTKAVAPLLCAGITTYSPLRQWNVKAGDKVGVIGLGGLGHMGVKLAVAMGAEVVMITRSQEKGEDAKRLGASDVLVSTDEEQMLAHHGSFDFLLNTIPVKHDITPYIPLLKLGKAMAVVGASLTELNTMPLAFGRRIVAGSLIGGIKETQEMLDFCAQHNIVSDVEMIDMQDINAAYDRVMRSDVKYRFVIDMQSLRDQ, encoded by the coding sequence ATGGCTAGCACGAAGTCTTATGCTGCTTATGATTCATCCAGTAAGCTAAAGCCTTACGACTTTAATCGTCGAAAGGTAGGGCCAAAAGATGTGCAGATAGATATTTTATTTTGTGGTGTATGCCATAGTGATATTCATATGGCGCATAATGATTGGGGGATGTCTGTTTATCCACTTGTGCCTGGGCATGAAATAATTGGCCGCGTGACAAACGTAGGCCAGGATGTTCAGAATTTCTCTATAGGTGAACTGGTTGGCGTGGGTTGCATGATTGATTCATGTCGAGAATGTTCAGCTTGCGAACAAGATCTTGAGCAGCATTGTGAAAAGGGCATGATTATGACCTATGGCAGCCCAGATCCGTTTGGCAAAGATACGATTACCCAAGGCGGGTATTCTACCCAGATTGTGGTTGACCATGAATTTGTCTTAAAAGTGTCTGAAGATCTGGATACCAAAGCGGTTGCTCCACTTCTGTGCGCAGGTATTACAACCTACTCCCCATTGCGTCAATGGAATGTGAAGGCTGGCGACAAAGTCGGTGTGATAGGCCTTGGTGGTTTGGGCCACATGGGCGTGAAACTGGCGGTTGCCATGGGGGCGGAAGTTGTCATGATTACCCGATCTCAGGAAAAAGGTGAAGATGCCAAGCGTCTGGGGGCAAGCGATGTTTTGGTTTCAACGGATGAGGAGCAAATGCTCGCGCACCATGGCAGCTTCGATTTTTTGCTTAACACAATTCCTGTGAAACACGATATTACGCCCTATATCCCCCTGCTTAAGCTTGGTAAGGCCATGGCGGTGGTGGGTGCCTCTTTGACTGAGCTCAACACTATGCCGCTGGCTTTTGGCCGCAGGATTGTTGCAGGCTCTCTCATTGGTGGAATCAAAGAGACGCAGGAGATGCTCGATTTCTGTGCTCAGCACAATATTGTCTCTGATGTTGAAATGATTGATATGCAAGATATCAATGCTGCCTATGATCGAGTGATGAGATCCGATGTTAAATATCGATTCGTCATCGATATGCAGTCCTTACGCGATCAATGA
- a CDS encoding SDR family oxidoreductase: MSDFSRSAIITGGGSGMGAATAKKLVQNGWSVTIFGRTQSKLESVKAEIAQDSQILAVQGDVSNREDVERLILAHIAQFGRLDGLVNNAAVAIGGAIDDVTIDDWKQVMSINVEGVFNTINMSVEYLKKVGGSIVNVSSVSGIGGDWGFSPYCASKGAVSNFTRSLALDLGRQGVRVNAVAPSLTDTDMAAFLTGNEEMMVKFRNRMPLGRAARPEEIASAIVFLLSEEASFINGVNLPVDGGISASNGQPNFVD, from the coding sequence ATGTCAGATTTTTCAAGGTCAGCAATAATCACTGGCGGTGGTTCAGGCATGGGCGCAGCCACTGCGAAGAAACTTGTTCAAAACGGTTGGTCAGTCACCATCTTTGGTCGTACTCAATCCAAACTGGAATCTGTTAAGGCAGAAATTGCGCAGGATAGCCAAATACTTGCAGTGCAAGGTGACGTTAGCAATCGTGAAGATGTAGAAAGGTTGATTCTTGCCCACATTGCCCAGTTTGGCCGCCTTGATGGACTTGTGAACAATGCTGCTGTAGCCATTGGTGGTGCCATTGATGATGTGACTATCGATGATTGGAAACAGGTCATGTCGATCAATGTTGAAGGCGTTTTTAATACCATCAATATGTCAGTTGAATACTTGAAAAAAGTCGGCGGTTCTATCGTCAATGTCTCCTCTGTGTCCGGCATTGGAGGTGATTGGGGTTTCAGTCCGTACTGTGCATCCAAGGGTGCAGTGAGTAACTTCACACGGTCTTTGGCGCTTGATCTGGGCAGGCAAGGCGTACGTGTTAATGCTGTGGCCCCAAGTCTGACTGATACGGATATGGCCGCATTCCTGACAGGGAATGAAGAGATGATGGTGAAATTTCGAAATCGCATGCCGTTGGGTAGAGCGGCCAGGCCGGAGGAGATTGCGTCAGCCATTGTGTTTCTTTTGAGCGAAGAAGCGAGCTTTATTAATGGGGTCAATTTACCAGTGGATGGTGGAATATCCGCCTCAAATGGTCAGCCAAACTTCGTTGATTAA
- the ylqF gene encoding ribosome biogenesis GTPase YlqF has product MAINWFPGHMHKARKEIAELMPQIDLIIEVLDARIPFSSENPLVPKLRGDTPCIKILNKSDLADPEMTERWQAYLEQENGVKTIALTQKNKAQVKSLLTLAKEMVPKTPLRALILGIPNVGKSTLINTLAGRTIAKTGNEPAVTKAQQRIRLEDHIVLHDTPGFLWPKLSPEECGYRLATTGAIKDTVVEYEEVAMFAAEYLRTTYPDALCQRYNLEELPDDDIGVLDAIAAKRGFLRRGGIADLHKVSEILLHELRAGSLGALTLETPELVEKEKAEEEIRAAKAAEEKKIKEELRTAKKRKRRK; this is encoded by the coding sequence ATGGCGATTAACTGGTTCCCGGGCCATATGCATAAGGCGAGAAAAGAGATCGCCGAGCTGATGCCGCAGATTGACCTCATCATCGAGGTTCTGGATGCACGCATCCCATTCAGCAGCGAAAACCCTCTGGTGCCCAAACTCAGAGGCGATACTCCCTGCATCAAGATTCTCAACAAGAGCGATCTGGCCGACCCGGAGATGACCGAGCGCTGGCAGGCCTATCTGGAACAGGAAAATGGCGTGAAAACCATCGCCCTGACCCAGAAGAACAAGGCTCAGGTGAAAAGCCTGCTGACCCTGGCCAAAGAGATGGTGCCCAAGACCCCGCTACGTGCCCTGATCCTGGGGATCCCCAACGTGGGCAAATCCACCCTGATCAACACCCTGGCCGGCCGCACCATTGCCAAGACCGGTAATGAGCCCGCGGTCACCAAGGCCCAGCAGCGCATCCGTCTCGAAGACCACATCGTGTTGCACGACACCCCTGGCTTCCTCTGGCCCAAGCTGAGCCCTGAGGAGTGTGGCTATCGTCTGGCCACCACGGGCGCCATTAAAGACACCGTCGTGGAGTATGAGGAGGTGGCCATGTTCGCCGCCGAATACCTGCGAACCACCTATCCCGACGCCCTGTGTCAGCGCTACAACCTGGAAGAGCTGCCGGACGACGACATCGGTGTCCTGGACGCCATCGCCGCCAAGCGCGGCTTCCTGCGCCGGGGCGGCATTGCCGACCTGCACAAGGTCTCCGAGATCCTGTTGCACGAACTGCGCGCCGGCTCCCTGGGCGCCCTGACCTTGGAAACACCGGAACTGGTGGAGAAAGAGAAGGCCGAAGAGGAGATTCGCGCCGCCAAGGCCGCCGAAGAGAAAAAGATCAAGGAAGAGCTTCGCACCGCCAAAAAGCGCAAGCGTCGTAAATAA
- a CDS encoding PepSY domain-containing protein translates to MLAKLHRYLAALVALPLLLVIFSGLLLALTPLLTPDAETKPTPAQFQQTLDTLEQQQGPIRFAFALPEHQLVMVAFENKKGRQFLDLYSGEPAELPWQFQLSRFAKGLHVNLLVDANWLVELSTWVMLFLSLSGLFLARPKSPKGAMGWHTALGWYGAPLMLVVTVTGLLMLHPMGGDRPKQEPHPSPMSLDQAFERLDEVDVAAMRMVRRTPQGITLYWENDQGTRWQWQPDQQEHAVTQPTRWTRILHDGSFGGRPAAFIYALLCISALVLWGTGFYNWVRRARLSRPTKAPEGACHLVAYASQTGGAAELAKDTGSLLESRGDKVHLCSLAQLKAQDLTQYLSVRLLVSTCGDGEMPVQGQGFLESLKRVSLKGVSYQLLGLGDSRYTKFCQAAHDLDGALKHSGASLVGGLALADGDPTQVWQSWIGATDSEQPQSMANTASLRLEDKTRLDDGKGQTRETWRLRFSSAEPLNYRCGDLLKLRPIQGGTERAYSIASTPDSNGLEICVTLHQWQHEGETRTGLMSGQLCHESQVGDTLEGRIAAHPGFRLPPDSAPIIMVAAGCGIAPFMGFIRQRPQLRNWLLFGNRHQQGDFLYGDELLQHQQSNALDHLDLAFSRDQQQKVYAQDRLEQNPQRVCAWLELGAHVYVCGHPALGEGVRQALLSAFISQGAGPDQAQHQLNQLMEQGRYHEDLF, encoded by the coding sequence ATGCTGGCCAAACTCCACCGCTACCTGGCTGCCCTGGTCGCCCTGCCCCTGCTGCTGGTGATCTTCTCGGGCCTGCTGCTGGCCCTCACTCCCCTGCTCACTCCAGATGCTGAGACCAAGCCAACGCCGGCCCAATTTCAACAGACCCTGGACACCCTGGAACAACAGCAGGGTCCCATCCGCTTCGCCTTCGCCCTGCCCGAACACCAACTGGTAATGGTGGCCTTCGAGAACAAGAAGGGGCGCCAGTTTCTGGACCTCTACAGCGGCGAGCCCGCCGAACTGCCCTGGCAATTCCAGCTCAGTCGCTTCGCCAAGGGCCTGCACGTCAACCTGCTGGTGGATGCCAACTGGCTGGTGGAGTTGAGCACCTGGGTGATGCTGTTCCTCAGCCTTTCCGGGCTGTTCCTGGCCCGGCCCAAATCCCCCAAGGGGGCCATGGGCTGGCACACAGCCCTGGGCTGGTACGGTGCCCCGCTGATGCTGGTGGTCACTGTCACCGGCCTGCTGATGCTCCACCCTATGGGCGGTGACAGGCCTAAACAGGAACCTCACCCCTCCCCAATGAGCCTGGACCAGGCCTTTGAAAGATTAGATGAGGTTGACGTGGCGGCCATGCGCATGGTGCGCCGCACACCTCAGGGGATCACCCTCTACTGGGAGAACGATCAGGGCACCCGCTGGCAGTGGCAACCGGATCAGCAGGAGCATGCGGTTACCCAGCCCACCCGCTGGACCCGCATACTTCATGACGGCAGCTTTGGCGGCCGCCCTGCGGCCTTTATCTATGCCCTGCTGTGCATCAGCGCCCTGGTGCTCTGGGGCACCGGCTTCTACAACTGGGTACGCCGTGCCCGGTTGAGCAGACCGACCAAGGCCCCGGAAGGCGCCTGTCACCTGGTGGCCTACGCCAGTCAGACCGGCGGCGCCGCCGAACTGGCCAAAGACACAGGCTCTTTGTTGGAATCCCGCGGTGACAAAGTGCATCTGTGCTCTCTGGCCCAGCTCAAGGCACAAGATCTCACCCAGTACCTGTCGGTGCGACTGCTGGTCTCCACCTGTGGTGACGGCGAGATGCCGGTTCAGGGACAGGGCTTCCTCGAGAGCCTGAAGCGAGTCAGTCTCAAAGGGGTGAGCTACCAACTGCTGGGTCTGGGTGACAGCCGCTATACCAAATTCTGCCAGGCTGCCCATGACCTGGACGGTGCCTTGAAACACAGTGGTGCCTCACTGGTGGGCGGACTGGCTCTGGCGGACGGCGACCCCACCCAGGTATGGCAAAGCTGGATCGGTGCCACCGACAGTGAACAACCTCAGTCCATGGCAAACACTGCCTCTCTACGGCTCGAAGACAAAACCCGACTGGATGACGGCAAAGGACAAACCCGAGAGACCTGGCGTCTGCGCTTCAGCAGCGCTGAGCCCCTCAACTATCGCTGCGGCGATCTGCTGAAGCTGCGCCCTATCCAAGGCGGAACCGAGCGCGCCTACTCCATCGCTTCGACGCCCGACAGCAACGGACTGGAGATCTGCGTGACTCTGCACCAGTGGCAGCACGAGGGTGAAACCCGCACCGGCCTGATGTCCGGGCAGCTGTGCCATGAATCGCAGGTGGGCGATACGCTCGAAGGCCGCATCGCCGCCCATCCCGGCTTCAGGCTCCCGCCGGATTCCGCCCCCATCATCATGGTGGCCGCCGGTTGCGGCATCGCCCCCTTCATGGGCTTTATTCGTCAGCGTCCACAGCTGCGCAACTGGTTGCTGTTCGGCAATCGCCATCAACAGGGTGACTTCCTCTATGGTGACGAACTGCTTCAGCACCAGCAAAGCAACGCCCTGGATCATCTGGACCTGGCCTTCTCTCGGGACCAGCAGCAGAAAGTCTACGCTCAGGACCGGCTGGAGCAGAATCCGCAGCGGGTCTGCGCCTGGCTGGAGCTGGGCGCTCACGTCTATGTGTGCGGCCACCCCGCCCTGGGGGAAGGGGTACGCCAGGCCTTGCTGTCTGCCTTTATCTCTCAGGGAGCCGGACCGGATCAGGCCCAACATCAACTCAACCAGCTGATGGAGCAGGGCCGCTACCATGAAGACCTGTTCTGA